In Dryobates pubescens isolate bDryPub1 chromosome 19, bDryPub1.pri, whole genome shotgun sequence, the following are encoded in one genomic region:
- the CDH15 gene encoding cadherin-15, which yields MTPQLLLACLLAPLCARVRGEGRWGGASPQAWRQHEGPRRVKRAWVIPPISVSENHKRIPHLLVQIKSDKQQPGGVIYSIKGPGVDEEPLGIFSIDKFSGKVFLNAMLDREENDRFQLKAFALDLGGVTLEDPTDLEIIVVDQNDNRPLFRQDVFTGHVVEGAEPGTCVMTVDATDADDPDTENAAVRYSILEQGSAAMFSINATTGEICTAQPGLDRETVGVYNLTVQAADMSGDGLTTTATAVIYLEDINDNPPEFTKEEFSMEVEEEAPGVDVGKVFVHDKDLAGSPNWLAKFTILEGDPEGAFAIRTDPHTNDGVLSVAKPLDHEVRDRFELTVSVRNERPLAPAAAASPRALATVRVRVRDVNEPPVFRENPRRVSVLEGAPPGTPVTTFTASDPDSRQLQTLTYALLYDPADWLQLDPHSGTVRTKRELLHPSAFLQGGRYIALVLARDDAEPPLSATGTLSIEILEVNDHAPVLQPNAGVVCGRPGRGGNLLLGATDSDRPPHGAPFHFQLSPQDPQLARNWSITRFNVTHAVLAVLVELPAGPYSLPLLLRDSGTPPQEQQQLLNISVCYCGRDGTCEDGVLAAATAGAGITLGALMIILGSTILLLVLVVLWAAWARGRRRALRKGLLQSSRDDMRDNILNYDEQGGGEEDQDAYDINQLRHPELFLSRVKPPVRRDAPLSSATPLAPRKLPSSPSDIKDFISEGLEVADSDPSVPPYDTALIYDYEGSGSVASALSSIISSLTDEDQDYDYLSEWGPRFRRLADLYGQ from the exons ATgaccccccagctcctcctcgcCTGCCTGCTCGCCCCACTCTGCGCTCGGGTAAGGGGCGAGGGGAGATGGGGG GGTGCCAGCCCCCAGGCATGGCGTCAGCACGAGGGCCCGCGGCGGGTGAAGCGAGCCTGGGTCATCCCCCCCATCAGCGTCTCGGAGAACCACAAGCGCATCCCCCACCTCCTGGTGCAG ATCAAATCGGACAAGCAGCAGCCCGGGGGGGTCATCTACAGCATCAAGGGGCCAGGGGTGGACGAGGAGCCCCTGGGAATCTTCTCCATCGACAAATTCAGCGGGAAGGTCTTTCTCAACGCCATGCTGGACCGGGAGGAGAACGACCGCTTCCAG CTGAAAGCCTTCGCGCTGGACCTGGGGGGTGTGACCCTGGAGGACCCAACTGACCTGGAGATCATCGTGGTGGACCAGAACGACAACCGACCGCTCTTCCGGCAGGACGTCTTCACAGGGCATGTGGTGGAGGGCGCTGAGCCAG GGACCTGCGTGATGACAGTGGACGCCACCGACGCCGATGACCCCGACACAGAGAACGCGGCGGTGCGGTACTCCATCCTGGAGCAGGGCTCCGCTGCCATGTTCAGCATCAACGCCACCACCGGAGAGATCTGCACCGCACAGCCCGGGCTGGACCGCGAG acCGTGGGGGTGTACAATCTGACGGTGCAGGCTGCCGACATGTCCGGGGACGGGCTCACCACCACCGCCACGGCTGTCATCTACCTGGAGGACATCAACGACAACCCTCCCGAGTTCACCAAGGAGGAG TTCTCcatggaggtggaggaggaggcccCCGGTGTGGACGTGGGCAAGGTCTTCGTGCACGACAAGGACCTGGCTGGCTCGCCCAACTGGTTGGCCAAATTCACCATCCTGGAGGGTGACCCCGAGGGGGCCTTCGCCATTCGCACCGACCCCCACACCAACGACGGCGTGCTCTCCGTGGCCAAG CCGCTGGACCACGAGGTGCGGGACCGCTTTGAGCTGACCGTGTCGGTGCGGAACGAGCGGCCGCTGGCTCCAGCGGCCGCCGCCAGCCCGCGGGCCCTGGCCACCGTGCGAGTGCGGGTGCGGGACGTGAACGAGCCGCCCGTCTTCCGCGAGAACCCGCGGCGGGTCAGCGTGCTGGAGGGCGCCCCCCCGGGGACTCCtgtcaccaccttcactgccaGCGACCCCGACAGCCGCCAGCTCCAGACCCTCAC CTACGCGCTGCTCTACGACCCGGCGGACTGGCTACAGCTGGACCCCCACTCCGGCACCGTCCGCACcaagagggagctgctgcacccctctgccttcctgcagggcGGCCGCTACATCGCGCTGGTCCTCGCCCGCGATGACG ccgAGCCCCCACTCTCTGCCACCGGGACCCTCTCCATCGAGATCCTGGAGGTCAACGACCACGCGCCCGTGCTGCAGCCAAACGCAGGGGTGGTCTGCGGGCGGCCGGGCCGCGGGGGGAACCTGCTCCTGGGGGCCACCGACAGCGACCGGCCCCCCCACGGCGCCCCCTTCCActtccagctcagcccccaggacccccagctTGCCCGCAACTGGAGCATCACCCGCTTCAATG TGACCCACGCGGTGCTGGCCGTGCTAGTGGAGCTGCCCGCAGGGCCCTACtcgctcccactgctgctgcggGACTCGGGGACCCCcccccaagagcagcagcagctcctgaacaTCTCGGTGTGCTACTGCGGCCGGGATGGCACCTGTGAGGATGGCGTCCTGGCCGCTGCCACCGCTGGGGCTGGCATCACCCTCGGGGCCCTCATGATCATCCTTGGCAGCACCATCCTCCTGCTTG tgctggtggtgctgtgggcagcgTGGGCACGTGGGCGCCGGCGGGCGCTGCGcaaggggctgctgcagagctccagggatgACATGAGGGACAACATCCTCAACTACGACGAGCAGGGCGGGGGCGAGGAGGACCAG GACGCCTACGACATCAACCAGCTCCGCCACCCCGAGCTCTTCCTGTCCCGGGTCAAGCCGCCGGTGCGCAGGGATGCCccgctcagctctgccaccccctTGGCCCCCcgcaagctgcccagcagcccctccgACATCAAGGACTTCATCAGCGAG gggctggaggtggctgac